The sequence below is a genomic window from Streptomyces sp. NBC_00582.
TGGTCCAGATCTCGTTGGCGTCGTGCTCGACCCAGCCCGGCTTGGGGAAGATCTGCTCGTGCTCCTTCTGGTCGACGGAGACGATGCGGCCGTCCCGGTCGAAGACGATGCAGCGCGAGGAGGTGGTGCCCTGGTCGATCGCGGCGATGAAGGGGCCGGCGGTGTGGGCGTCGGTCACTGAGTGCTCCTGGGGTTCCGTGGGTAAGGGGCTGTCTGTACGGCGCGGGGCTGTTCAAGCGCGGTGAAGGCCGAGGTGATGCTCAGCGTGCTCTTCGTGCTCTTAAGCAAAGGCGACGTTGTAGATGCCTGCAGCGATCGCGCCGCCGATCAGCGGACCGACCACCGGGATCCAGGCGTAGCCCCAGTCGGAGCCGCCCTTGTTGGGCAGGGGCAGGAGGGCGTGCACGATGCGCGGACCGAGGTCACGGGCCGGGTTGATCGCGTAGCCGGTCGGGCCGCCGAGGGACAGACCGATCGAGACGACCACCAGCGAGGTGATCAGGGCACCGAGGGTGCCGAGGCCGTTGCCCTTGTCGTTCAGACCCTGGGTGAGAACGGCGAGGACCAGCACGACGGTGCCGACGATCTCCGTGGCGAGGTTCTGCCAGGGGACCCGGATCTCCGGGCCGGTGGAGAAGACGCCGAGGACCGGACCCGCGCCCTTCTCCTGGGCCTCGACCGCCTTGGTCGCGGTGGCCTGAGCGCCCGGACCGCCGACGATCTCCTTGTCGGTCAGGTGCGCGTGGAACTGGCCGTAGTAGGCGACCCACACCAGGGTCGCGCCCATCGCGGCGCCGAGGAACTGGCCGGCCCAGTAGACCGGAACGTTGCTCCAGTCGCCGTCCTTGATCGCGAGTGCGAGCGTCACGGCCGGGTTCAGATGGGCGCCGGACAGCGGCGCCGAGGTGTAGACGGCCGTGAGCACGGCGAAGCCCCACCCGAAGGTGATGGCGAGCCAGCCGGCGTTGCGGGCCTTGGAGGCCTTCAGCGTGACGGCGGCGCAGACGCCACCGCCGAGCAGGATGAGTATGGCGGTACCGATGGTCTCGCCGATGAAGATGTCGGAGCTGGACACCCGCGACTCCTTTGTCCTTCGTCCAGGGAAGCCGTTCTCCCCGGGTCCCTCCGGGGGTCTGGCGCCCTCGGGGGTGAGAGCGATGCCGGTCCTTGGCGTTGTCACACTCTAGCGCGTATTGCCGGTAGGTGTTCGACAATGCCGACCGATGGACGGGAGTCTTGTCCCGGGGTCGCTCGCCCGTCAAGAGTTCGGTTGTCGAAAACGCGATCGTTACTGATCCCCGGGATGCGGGTGGGGTCCGCGGGGTGCCCGCGGGCACGACGAAGGCCGGGACGCCGTACGGCGTCCCGGCCTTCGTCGTCGTTCAGAAGCGCCCGGCGCCCAGGTCCCGCGACACCGCGCGGGCGCAGTCGCGTACCGCCGCGATCAGCTCGGGGCGCAGCTCGCCCTCCCGGCACAGCCGCTCCACGGCCCCCGTGATGCCCACCGCGCCGACCGGCATGCGGCGCCGGTCGTGGATGGGCGCGGCGATGGACGCCACGCCCTCCCAGGTCTCCTCCACGTCGGCCGCGTACCCACGCGCGCGCGTGACG
It includes:
- a CDS encoding MIP/aquaporin family protein, whose product is MSSSDIFIGETIGTAILILLGGGVCAAVTLKASKARNAGWLAITFGWGFAVLTAVYTSAPLSGAHLNPAVTLALAIKDGDWSNVPVYWAGQFLGAAMGATLVWVAYYGQFHAHLTDKEIVGGPGAQATATKAVEAQEKGAGPVLGVFSTGPEIRVPWQNLATEIVGTVVLVLAVLTQGLNDKGNGLGTLGALITSLVVVSIGLSLGGPTGYAINPARDLGPRIVHALLPLPNKGGSDWGYAWIPVVGPLIGGAIAAGIYNVAFA